The genome window CAGTTAACATTTatacttataaaatataaataaacattttggcggcTGCAGTACATTATGAAAGTAGCCCAAAAACCAGCAACTCCATAATTTTTCCTGCaactgcatttttaaaacagCTCAATCGTACAGGAAAACCGCGACCCTGGCAACACTAGTGCTAGGGCATACACTCACCGGGCGGGGGAAATAGCCTCTGACTTTTAGCTCAGAGACTGAAATCATGTCAGCCTGAGGGAGATGAATGACACAACACGCGTCTATTCACGAACAGGAACTAGAACTTGCTGGATTTTTGACTTGTTAATGTCTCGCGGCCAGAAAAGTTTGTTGTAACGCAAGTGTTACAGAACATGTACCATTTGTAACGCATTACTCCCAACACTGTTAGCCAGTGACTCATTACAGGCTGTTTAAGACAGCACTGACATTTAGAAAGCATGAGAAAAGAACAGCATATGGAGATACTGCAGGAGGCTCTACAATAGCATCCTGTTGATATGCTGATTTAGGACACTGTCCAGTTACCTCTGAGGAGTAGAGGCAGCAGCCTGCTGATTATAGCCAGAATAGGCTGGTTGGGCAGAGTATCCGGGCTGGGAGCCATAGGAGGCCTGGGCAGCAGGGGCTGCGGTGGAGTTGGTGTAGCTGCTGGCCGCATAAGTCTGTGCaggctgattatatgctcctGACTGTGGTGTTCCATATGCAGCTGCTGGAAATAATAATGACTTTAGTgatcagatttattttatatgtgcaCTTGACAAATCATAGAATGAAGGAGtatttctttgtaaatgtttataccCATAAAAATGGTTCAACTAAACgcaatgtacaaaaaaaaacattgatttaagTTTTTTATGATGATACACAGAACTATGACCTGAAATAGTTCTCCTAGAACTAAAACGAACCCAACCGAGTGTGGAAATTGTGCTGAATGTACCCATACTACAGTTAGGGGCAGAAACGTACTTGTAGAAATTTCTAAAAGTATATCAGACCTGGTGCAGCAGTTGTTGTCGCTGCTGCAGCAGCTGCCGCCTGCCCATATGAGGATCCATACTGCTGTTGCGCATATCCGGCAGCAGAGGGCGCTGCTTGACTGTACGTGGACTCAGGTGCTGCAGCGGGTTGAGCGTAGCTGTAATCCTGTTGAGCATATCCCTGCTGTAAACAAAACCTCTGATTGAAATTGAAATCTATGCTGGAGTTTATtctttaaaagcataaaaacattcCGTTATGGTGTTACCATCATAAGGCTTAATAATATCAAGAATGCTTAATTCAAGTTAAACTAAGGAACCACTTGGACATTAAAGCTTACCTGGGCAGTCTGCCCATAGCCCTGAGATGGAGGGGCAGTATACGATCcatacctttaaaaacaaaaaacacatgtcGTTAATGTGCAAAGTATAAGTAATGGGAGTTCTTTATACGACGGTAAATAACGAATGAAAGAACTTACGACTGCTGTGCACCAGCCTGGTTGTAGCTGCTATAATCTAGAGgggaaatgaaacacaaattacagaaaacactAACACTCtaacagacattttaaacaaataagacTGAGAAAAATTCTCAGTTTCTGAAAGCCATACATATCCCTTGAACAAGGCTTATAATCTATATAAATGGTGGCCTTAAACCATctacagaaacaaacacacggTTAGGTTTAGCAATTAGCACACGTGGGGTTAATAAAAATATCACGAACACgcaagttaatttttttattaatttaacgGAGATAAAATAATAAGGATTAAAGAAATTAGACGTTCAAAAAACGGAtttgatataaatgtatattaactaACGTTACAAAGTAACGCCAAACGAAACATACACAATGTAACAATGTTGTTTGCTGCGGGCTGGTTGCGCTCTGTCCCGCTTTTTTTAACCAAGCCTGCTGCCTACCATTTaaacttttacaaaaacaatcgAAACCACAAGCTGTACTTTTACGAATTCACAGAATATAATGAAAGGTTTcttaaatgttgtgttcagtgtgttTTGGTTAAAGCTGTTAAAATGCGAACCAAGTTTATTTAAACCCGTTGCAGTCGAGGATCCAAACGACCTAAAAAGAACTTAAGGCCGCGTGGTTAAGCAACATTTGCGATTTCAAAAGGTCCCTGGAGAAATTTTCCATATTtagcattcatttaagattCTCCCAAGTTCTCATAGTTGAAAATGACTTAAAAGagtaaaattgaaaaataaaacaagaaaacagaaTTTACTTACTAGAGACTGACGCCATTTTCCGTTGGGGACCAGTAGACGGTGTGAGGTGAGCATGCGCGGTGGACGCAAGAGTGAAAGCTGCGAAGAACGTACCAATCTACCGATGGCAGAGGGGTGGAACAAATTAACGGCCAGTCAAAcggctttttttaaatgtttacaccTAATATGATTAATGACATAAATCATTGATACGATTAATGATAAACTAtataattacaaataatttatttttaaaaaataaattcaaattaatAACCGTTAAAAAAACGTAATCCCTAACATCCATGCGCGCGTctaaaacaggaagttgttcactgtcaaaataaaagggtGCCGGAATGACAAAATGGGTTACTTATGTAGCTTGGCTTTATTTCGGATTGAAGGATATTAAATGAAAACGGCCGTTTGTGCACATTTGAGTCGTCATAAGTTAACTGATTTGGCTAGCGTAGTAGTAAATAGTATAAGAGAGTAtagtaaacaataaaatgcttAATGAGTTAACATGAAGTTACCTGAAGTATGAAAATTCAGATCCACAGGCATACAAAGGCACATAAATGGTTTTTAAAATAGCAAACCACCAAGCGATGCGTTTGGTCTGTTTACAATGCTTGATCATATTTTTTCGGCATGGATGTGGTTTGGATCAAATCGGCCAGGAATTTGTAGTGGGACAGTTTTAATATTCGTTTTAATTTTGTCGACTTGGCTGTCTGGTATTCACGCAAGTCTTAGTTTAGGACCAGGCGGTGAATTTCCTGGATTTTATGGTAAGCAATAGACAATGTGCAAAACTGTTATATAGGATTTAATCCCAgatcacaatttttttgtgcatttacaGATTTCGTATTCTATGCCTTCAGCCATGAGGAGTTAACCTCTTTTCTCTACAACATCACTCTGCTGCTGTGGCTCGGACCATGTCAAGAAGGAAGATGGGGAACTTTAGTCTTCCTCACCCTGTCCTTCATCTCCACCGTGCTCCTTCCTCCCATTTATGCCCTGTTTCTCTTTGTCACCGGGGATGAAGCCAGCAGGGTCAGCGGATACTCTGCCACTCATCTAGCTCTGTTCACAGCTCAGTGTCGGCAGGTGAAGCAGAGGAGAGTTCTACGCTGTGTTCCTGTCTGGTTCTTGCCTTGGTTCTTTTTATTACTTGACCTCTTCTTGCTTCCCAGTGCTCCGGGTCTGCTGCATTTTTATGCCATTTGCCTGGGTCTCAACTGTATCCTTTACACTCATCTGTAGCATTTTACAGTAAAGTTCTGTGACATGTGATGTTTTACCCTTAACGTGTTATACAGACAATAATGagtttattgaaatattgaagaACATAGAGAGACTGGGCATATGTTCCTGTTTGCCAAAATGGGCATACATTCCTTTTACCTCTCATCCACATTTGCCAACTTACATCAGGGCCTCAAGAAGGTCATTGTTatcttttgtaatattttaagtattttcataaaagagccatttttcaagtttttttaattcGCATTATTGTTATTCTGTAACAGACCAGAGCAATGTGATGAGCCACCTCAGTTGGGACACATGCCATCATCCAGCAGAGCCCAGTTGGAAGATCATTCGCACGTATGGCAACATTCTGTTCCTGAGTGGCATCAGGAGTCTTTGCCAACAGATGCACAGATGTTAGAGGAGCAGATGCTAAGAGCAGGGATTTTGGCATCATTACAGGATGCACCTGAGGGTGCAGGCAGATTGCATGCATGTTTTAGGTTGTTTATAACGATCTTGAATTAAACTGCTGTTTTTTCAGACTGCAACAGCTGGAGAAAATGGGATTCCCCACAGAGAAAGCTGTTGTGGCTCTTGCTGCTACAGGGCAGCTGGATGGAGCGATTTCCCTGCTCATTGATGATCAGATCGGGGCGGAGACTGTGGTCATCTCTAAAGGGAAAAAGTCCTCGTCATAATAATAGCTTGTGTGGATATCCAGAccatttaaaaacagctttatattgaaaatgaaaattctgtcattgtcaTGTTCTTCCAAAACAATATAACTTTCTTTTGGATGTGAAGCACTAAAGGATATAAGTAGAAGTTTAAAAGAATATTTAcactgctctctctcttccatACAATGGGGTGTGACCCGGGTCTggcaagttatgaaaataagataaaacattAATGTGACTACTTTTTCCCAGGTGTCCTTATAGCTTTGAAATTTAAGCGGTCATTAAAACTCTTGATTGATAGCTATGCTTAATATTCAGTTTCAGTGCATGGAAGAGTAACATTGTGTTCCATTAAAGGATGTCCTACTGGATACGAAATACATAAGAGGGTATacatgatgacagtattttagtttttgggtgaaatattctAAAAGCATAAATTGAGATCAGTTGATCTGTATGACGTATGAGTGAATGATGTGTGTGGAAGATTtgtttgttaatatatttatgtaaaggTGTTGGCAGCTTTTCGAAGAGTAAAATTGTGTTCCACTAACCTAAAGGATGTCCTACTGTATACAAAATACATAAGTGGGtataaaggatgacagaatttgcgtttttgggtgaaatattctaaatgaacaggtgatgttaatcgctgaagaaaacatcattagtaagttcaaaaaccataataatatttcctttagtggggctcttaccattgatttattttttatatcagctgttatagtgtgtttctgaacagccatacaaaagacaaaattgttggaatgaaaccttcttaaattgttataagacagatacaaataagGGGGATTTAAGTCTGACAAATATCGTGACACACTAAAAATCAACCAACATTTGCACAGCTATTACCAACATCAGGCcgaaataattttgtcttttgtcaggctcttataaatatgcttcagaaacaaactatttcagctagcaaaaaatgcaacataataaatcaagtgTAAGAGCAACACTTAATGAAAGCtcaacactattatggtttttattctagtgattgtgtttgttaacatcacctgttcatcattattgatcaatcatcacttcattatctcattaacttgttcaggtgttcaatGCATGATATTGAGATCAGATTAGCTGTATGGCGTTTGAGTGAATGATGTATGTGgaagatttatttgttaatatatttatgtaaaggTGTTGGCAGCTTTAAGAATTTAAAGTTGAATACTAAACAGTATACTCCAAGCAGAAATTAATTTGTCTCAATGGAGGAAACATAAATGTTCTTTATGATCCAACTAACTTCTTTTAGGATACTGtatcattttattcacatttgcaCATTGCCAGGCTATGCAAAGCATGTGGATATGTCAGTATGTGAGCCCTGCTTAAGTGAAAGTTAAGTGGAAACAGAATAGGCTTCATTAGAACAGTACATGGGCTGtattagaaatgtttaaaaagtaatacATGTACAGTGTATGGATGAAAATATGGATcgtattaaaaaagaaacactcaacaaagtttattttgttttaacaccAACCGGTAAGACTGCACACTTGCAAGACAAAATCAGAGTTTGGAAAGAGGctagaaatgaaaaaatacaagtGACGTTACATGAATCAGTATAGGAAAACATCAACTGCTAAAAATCatctataaataattaatacaaCATTTATATAGGAATACAAAGACAGTCAGGGAAATTCTTCAGGAAGGAAACCAGTCCTATGCATGTGACTGATGGAAAGACATgcatgaaacacaaaaacagaattcAAGTTATATGTTTAGCTTTCCTACTGCTCCAGTTGGATTCTGTCTGGTTTTGAGAAAACTCCCAGAAGTGCACATTTGTTTTGGAGAGGGATAATTGCATACTCATGTATTATAATCTTAATATTTTCCCTGAATTAGAAATTACACTAtgacaattaaaacatttaaatccatGATTCAAAAGTAAGCCTTGACACACAAGATGGTGTTTATACTCAAATCtatctaaaatgtatatagGGAGTGGGGAAGAAAACTCATATCCATTCCATTATAATTTGTATACCTTAAGATGACAAATGTTGAATTTGGACCTTTATGATCTTCAAATTGTCCTTcccctttgtgttttttatctaCATAGTGCATTTAATGTCCAGAAGAGAATATCCTATGTTTTTATCATCACTAGGGAAAGTGTTTGGCTGAGTAGTGGAATCTTTTTGTGTCGTGAATATGTGCATTTTCCTAATACAGTACATTTGCCAAAGTTAATATTGATGAGCTCTTAACAGCAGCTAGAAAGATAATAATACGGTTTGATGCTCTCCCTAAGACCATCATCTTCATCACAAATTCCATCAGGTTTTCTACCCTTCTTGCTATGCAGTTTTGAAAACAATTGTACAAGCACCAATACTGTTTCTATATAAATAGTATATTTCAAAAcgtgttttcatttcatgtaaGTTTGAAGAATTTCTTCTGAGACTGGTTCTGTTCGTTTGGTTGTCACGTAACAAAGGCAAATCATTGTGCGCATAATCTGCCAGAGGAGAGGTGCTAGGAATCTATGGATTCCCATTCGATGtggtttatttatacagcaccATTTGGTCTTCCCTGAGGTGTCTCCCCTTCCTGATGAACTGGAATATTCCAAAGCAGTTATCACAGATGGTTATTGGATCTGTACAACGTGTGTCTGAGGGGACGTGTGTAGATGTTGCCGGTTCAGCTGATGGGCGGATGGATGGAATCAAGATGGAAACAATGGCTTCACTCTTTGAAATATGAAGACTACTTCCCTCGAATCTTGGCCTCAGCAGTGATTAAGGGCGAGTTGACCCGGAAGGATGACATCCTGGCCCTTTTAATCCGATAGATGTCCGGAGACGGTGTGCCAAATAGACCATCTCCTGACCCTAGATCTGGTTCTGTTGGAGAAAAAAGAGAGTTGAGGCTACTTTGTTATGCTTTCGTATAGTCACAGGCAACAGAAAAATGACAGTCCATTAACTCTgtgcatttttaaagggatagttcaaccaaaaatctTAATTTCGTCGTCAGTTATTCTCACTCAATAGttcaaaacctttatatgactttcttttgtggaacatgaaagaagatattctgagaaatgtctcagtggttccatataatggaggtcaatgggggccagtgttgtttggttaccaatgttctccaaaaaaaatattttgtgttctgcagaagaatgtcatacaggtatgaaattaaataaagatttcttcatttattcaacctcaaaTTGCTGCAAATCCGTAAATTTCACATAGagcacagaaaaagatatttggaagaaggcttgtaaccaaacagctcttggctcattgactaccatagtatgataattttattttattaaatgtaattgttttgttgaacacaaaattagacattttgaaaaaattattttgataacCACTGTAaattttcctactttggtagtcaactGTGTGGttccaagcattcttccaaatatctttctctgtgtttatcagaaaaacgaaatttatacagatttggaacgactcgagattgagtaaatgaagacagaatttgtatttttgggtaaactggcCCTTCACAGGATCCTCAGTCATTTGAAGTTATATGATATAAATACTTAGTTGTTTATCCTAACAAAGAACAACAACTAATAAGAGCATTTGGAAATACTGCTGATGTCTGGCCCTGAATGGGGTTTGGAGTCtttgtaaatttgtttttaGAGTTGGCCAGTAGATGGCAGGACACTGACTCGCTAGGCAAGGGAAGGAGGGCATTACCTGGCCAGATGATCGCCTCCAGCAGCTGCACCCTGCGAGCCAGCAGCTCTAAGTCAGCCTGCAAGTCTTGGAACTTCTTCAAATTTAAGTCCTATTAAAGATGAAGAGTTTTGACAAGCATGGCGGGGGCTTACGGATGGCAATGTGCCGTTTCCCGAGTACTTGGCCCCTGTCCTCCACCACACTTTGCTCCTCACTTTCCAAAAATGTCGTTGTTGGGTATTGAAATCCCTGACCCTATGTCCTTCAAACCTGACCCTACGTCTGGCCTCTACTCACCATGGATACCGATCATAGTCTCGAGGATTAAAACCCTCTCGGCTAAAATCTTCAGGGCCTCACGGATTTGGTGTATCCCATCCCCCTGTGGAGATAGATACAGCCGTCATGGTATTGAGCACAAGCCAAACAAAGCCATCGCCAAGATGCAAAGTCATTCTGTTAATCTATTACATTAATCCCAAACCATTACCACAGTTAGAGTGTTAAATTCTCAGCTCCAACCGCTTCGAAACTACAGTTAACTACACCAACAGATTAAGATCTTTCGTCAGCCTTTGTTTTCATTCGTTTTATCAGGCCATGCTGTAAGTCTTGACAAAACAGCATGCATTTGATTCAGGCCAGGCCA of Triplophysa dalaica isolate WHDGS20190420 chromosome 4, ASM1584641v1, whole genome shotgun sequence contains these proteins:
- the rhbdd3 gene encoding rhomboid domain-containing protein 3; the encoded protein is MLDHIFSAWMWFGSNRPGICSGTVLIFVLILSTWLSGIHASLSLGPGGEFPGFYDFVFYAFSHEELTSFLYNITLLLWLGPCQEGRWGTLVFLTLSFISTVLLPPIYALFLFVTGDEASRVSGYSATHLALFTAQCRQVKQRRVLRCVPVWFLPWFFLLLDLFLLPSAPGLLHFYAICLGLNYNNEFIEILKNIERLGICSCLPKWAYIPFTSHPHLPTYIRASRRPEQCDEPPQLGHMPSSSRAQLEDHSHVWQHSVPEWHQESLPTDAQMLEEQMLRAGILASLQDAPEGAGRLHACFRLQQLEKMGFPTEKAVVALAATGQLDGAISLLIDDQIGAETVVISKGKKSSS